In the genome of Mycobacterium kansasii ATCC 12478, one region contains:
- a CDS encoding hemerythrin domain-containing protein, with the protein MNAYEVLKEHHVVIKGLGRKISEAPVNSEERHALFDELLIELDIHFRIEDDLYYPALSAATKLIAVAHAEHRQVIDQLSVLLRTPQSEPGYEDEWNSFKTVLEAHADEEERDMIPAPPEVKITDAELEELGEKMAARMEQYRGSALYKLRTKGRAALVRSL; encoded by the coding sequence GTGAACGCATACGAAGTGCTCAAAGAACACCACGTGGTGATCAAGGGGCTCGGCCGCAAGATCAGCGAAGCGCCGGTGAACAGCGAAGAGCGCCATGCACTGTTCGACGAGTTGCTGATCGAGCTGGACATTCACTTCCGCATCGAGGACGACCTCTATTACCCGGCGCTGTCAGCGGCCACCAAGCTGATCGCGGTGGCTCACGCCGAGCATCGTCAGGTGATCGACCAACTTTCGGTACTGTTGCGCACGCCCCAGAGCGAACCCGGCTACGAAGACGAATGGAACTCCTTCAAGACCGTCCTCGAAGCACACGCCGACGAGGAGGAACGCGACATGATCCCTGCTCCTCCCGAGGTGAAGATCACGGATGCCGAACTCGAGGAACTGGGCGAGAAGATGGCCGCACGCATGGAGCAATACCGTGGATCTGCCCTGTACAAGCTTCGTACCAAGGGCAGGGCCGCGCTGGTCCGAAGCCTGTAG
- a CDS encoding class II aldolase/adducin family protein yields the protein MAMTLDPQRTLLALGCRVAAARGLADGILGHLSLRIDDDRLLIRCRSDTDTGMAFTMPNDIRLVRLDGTAGAAGELDGYRVPNELPIHVETMLANPAYRAVAHLHPPAVVAADLADITLRPIYGAYDIPGARLARGGVPVYESAVLIRSAQLGKEMVAAMRGQPVVICRGHGITSAAASVEQAVLQAISLDALARMSLQVSAAGGTLRDIADADWDDLPDLGSGFNVEAAWRHEVARLGVQPS from the coding sequence ATGGCCATGACGCTTGACCCGCAGCGCACTCTGCTGGCCCTGGGCTGCCGGGTGGCCGCGGCGCGCGGCCTGGCTGACGGCATCCTCGGCCATCTGAGTTTGCGAATCGACGACGATAGGTTGCTGATCCGGTGCCGCAGCGATACCGATACCGGGATGGCATTCACCATGCCCAACGACATCCGGCTTGTCCGATTAGACGGAACCGCTGGTGCTGCAGGGGAACTCGACGGATACCGGGTCCCCAACGAACTACCCATCCACGTCGAGACCATGCTGGCCAACCCGGCATATCGGGCAGTCGCGCACTTACACCCTCCGGCGGTCGTCGCCGCGGATCTGGCCGACATCACGCTGCGGCCGATCTACGGCGCCTACGACATTCCCGGCGCGCGGCTCGCGCGCGGCGGCGTGCCCGTCTACGAAAGCGCCGTCCTGATCCGCTCCGCACAGCTGGGCAAGGAGATGGTGGCCGCCATGCGCGGTCAGCCGGTGGTGATCTGCCGCGGGCACGGAATCACCAGCGCGGCCGCCAGTGTCGAGCAGGCCGTGCTGCAGGCGATCAGCCTCGACGCGCTGGCCCGAATGTCGTTGCAGGTCAGTGCTGCCGGCGGAACGCTGCGCGACATCGCCGATGCCGACTGGGATGACTTGCCGGACTTGGGATCTGGATTCAACGTCGAGGCGGCCTGGCGACATGAGGTCGCCCGGTTGGGTGTTCAACCAAGCTGA
- a CDS encoding class I SAM-dependent methyltransferase: MPRDYVYDQGFSQERTRLAGIESLWDPGTQALLDDLGIGPGWRCLEVGAGGGSLLQWMSGRGAMVVAVDIDTRFIEPLAGDTIDVRRLDIRTDELPRGEFDLVHSRLVLEHLPDRRQIIDRLAGALRPGGWMVIEDYDWTAFGFEGSGAELDRVTEAILSFMQRSGFEPHYGRQVVADLAAAGLTEVRGEGRARVIDSATPGFDFFRLSFESLRDAVVDAGLISPEDADAAAARFGEDVRVFTPIMMAGIGRR, translated from the coding sequence ATGCCGCGTGACTACGTCTATGACCAGGGCTTCTCGCAGGAACGGACCCGGTTGGCCGGCATCGAAAGCCTCTGGGACCCCGGGACGCAAGCCTTGTTGGACGACCTCGGTATCGGCCCCGGCTGGAGGTGCCTGGAAGTCGGCGCCGGCGGCGGCTCGCTGCTGCAGTGGATGAGCGGCCGCGGTGCCATGGTGGTGGCCGTCGACATCGATACCCGTTTCATCGAACCGCTGGCCGGCGACACGATCGACGTCCGCCGCCTCGACATCAGGACCGACGAGCTTCCCCGGGGTGAGTTCGACTTGGTGCATTCCCGGCTGGTGCTGGAACACCTGCCGGACCGCCGGCAGATCATCGACCGGCTGGCCGGGGCGCTACGGCCCGGCGGGTGGATGGTCATCGAGGACTATGACTGGACCGCCTTCGGCTTCGAGGGGTCTGGCGCAGAGCTCGACCGGGTAACCGAGGCGATCCTGTCCTTCATGCAGCGCTCCGGCTTCGAACCGCATTACGGCCGCCAGGTCGTCGCGGACCTGGCCGCCGCCGGGCTCACCGAGGTCCGCGGTGAGGGCCGCGCTCGGGTAATCGATTCCGCTACACCGGGTTTCGACTTCTTCAGGTTGTCCTTCGAGAGCCTGCGCGACGCCGTCGTCGATGCGGGGCTCATTTCCCCCGAGGACGCCGACGCGGCCGCGGCACGCTTCGGCGAGGACGTCCGCGTCTTCACCCCGATCATGATGGCCGGAATCGGCCGCCGGTAA
- a CDS encoding Rieske 2Fe-2S domain-containing protein has translation MVERPRDRQRHKFGSRVLAAIGRQEWLDRPSYRLEHLISFGFNALGGARDRVTNALNGIWLGHPVHPPLTSFASGALGTTVALDALSLLPGRPASEVLDASRFASRALGLGIAASVGSAVTGIADWQHTHEEDRRVGLVHGLVNTAATALYVMSWVDRRRGHHLRGIAVSALGYAITVSGAYLGGALVFESGIGIDQSGGRLRTKEWTPVLPASSLNGKPVRVEVDGVGLVVCQTKPGEVSAFGEFCPHLAAPMADGWIDRGRLVCPWHGSRFALESGEVLRGPSAAPLPCYEARLVDGMVEVRGDGHEGLPASEGIAK, from the coding sequence ATGGTGGAGCGGCCTCGAGATCGGCAGCGGCATAAATTCGGATCGCGGGTGCTGGCCGCAATTGGGCGCCAAGAGTGGCTGGATCGGCCCAGCTATCGGCTGGAGCACCTGATCAGCTTCGGTTTCAACGCGCTGGGCGGGGCACGCGACCGCGTCACCAACGCCTTGAACGGCATTTGGCTGGGCCACCCGGTGCATCCGCCGCTGACCTCGTTTGCCAGTGGAGCGCTCGGCACCACGGTGGCCTTGGACGCCCTCAGCCTGCTGCCCGGCCGGCCTGCCTCGGAGGTGCTGGACGCCTCACGGTTTGCTAGCCGCGCACTGGGGCTGGGTATTGCGGCCAGCGTCGGCTCGGCTGTCACCGGGATTGCCGACTGGCAGCACACCCATGAAGAGGACCGCCGGGTGGGGCTGGTGCACGGTTTGGTGAACACGGCTGCGACTGCCCTGTACGTGATGTCGTGGGTGGACCGCCGCCGCGGCCACCACCTTCGCGGGATCGCAGTCAGCGCGCTGGGCTACGCCATCACCGTCAGCGGCGCCTACCTCGGCGGGGCGCTGGTGTTCGAATCCGGCATCGGGATCGACCAGTCGGGCGGGCGGCTGCGCACCAAAGAGTGGACACCGGTTTTGCCCGCGAGTTCGTTGAACGGCAAGCCCGTTCGTGTCGAGGTGGACGGAGTGGGGCTGGTGGTGTGCCAAACCAAGCCGGGCGAGGTGTCGGCGTTCGGTGAGTTCTGCCCGCACCTGGCGGCGCCGATGGCCGACGGCTGGATCGATCGGGGCCGGCTGGTGTGCCCATGGCACGGCTCGCGGTTCGCGCTGGAGTCAGGTGAGGTGTTGCGCGGGCCGTCGGCGGCTCCGCTGCCCTGTTATGAGGCCCGGCTGGTCGACGGAATGGTGGAAGTGCGTGGCGACGGCCATGAAGGTCTCCCCGCGTCGGAAGGGATTGCAAAGTGA
- a CDS encoding PE family protein, producing the protein MSFVVAAPEWIATTASDLAGIGSALTAANAAAALPTTAIVAAAEDEVSAAIAAVFGSHAQGYQALSAQMSAFHQQFVAGLTAGAGAYAATEAASTSPLGQLLGLINAPTQALLGRPLIGNGTNGADGTGAPGGPGGLLLGNGGNGGSGAPGQVGGAGGAAGLLGNGGIGGKGGDAVAGNGAAGGAGGAGGWLLGNGGTGGAGGAAAAGGVGGVGGVGGATGLIGSGGTGGFGGARAAGTTGGVGGAGGVGGVFGNGGFGGHGGAGDLTGGGGAGGVGGAASWFGSGGVGGAGGEGAPGGNGGAGPMLIGNGGNGGLGGAGAAGGNGGAGGTWFGDGGHGGQGGAAVAGILGGLPGQGGNGGNANWFGSGGNGGQGGTGLTGANGVNPPPSGTAGPGSSPLPASLTNAGTIGAHVIFNGMNGGPGDPGGAGQTGGTGGTGGATSVTNTNTGSITGVIDMTAGGGGNGGTAGAGGNGGAGGAGGDATVTNNGSITGAVNATGGAGGSGNTGSASGGDGGAGGMGGLGQTAGNGVAQGGAGGNGGAASVALGANGGNGGAGGMGGNGGHGGMFIGNGGAGGAGGTGGTGGIGAAGFAGGDGGAGGQGLNNGTGTATGGNGGLGGAGGVGGTGGTGGSGGVGGNGGAAGFIGIGGAGGTGGAGGFGGIGGIGGAGGDGGFGGAGTTTSTAATFGGTGNNGALGGNGGTGGAGGAGGSSGGSGGAGGVIGWAGANGGTGAGGTGGNGGQGGAGGNGGNGGNASTGGTVGQGGNLALGGQGGTGGAAGGPGGNSGFTGNLGVPGSNGLPGTIV; encoded by the coding sequence ATGTCGTTTGTTGTGGCGGCGCCGGAATGGATAGCGACAACGGCGTCGGACCTGGCGGGTATCGGCTCTGCGCTCACGGCCGCCAATGCGGCTGCAGCGTTACCGACGACGGCGATAGTCGCGGCGGCCGAGGATGAGGTGTCGGCAGCGATAGCCGCCGTGTTCGGATCGCACGCACAGGGCTATCAGGCCCTCAGTGCCCAGATGTCGGCGTTCCATCAGCAGTTCGTGGCGGGGTTGACTGCGGGTGCCGGCGCGTATGCGGCCACCGAGGCGGCCAGCACGTCACCCTTGGGACAGTTGCTGGGGTTGATCAATGCGCCCACCCAGGCGCTGCTCGGGCGCCCACTGATCGGCAATGGCACCAACGGCGCCGACGGCACCGGCGCTCCCGGTGGGCCGGGCGGGCTCTTGCTCGGCAACGGCGGTAACGGCGGTTCCGGCGCGCCGGGTCAGGTCGGCGGTGCTGGCGGAGCCGCGGGGTTGCTCGGCAACGGCGGGATCGGCGGGAAGGGCGGGGATGCGGTCGCCGGGAACGGCGCCGCCGGTGGCGCCGGTGGGGCCGGCGGATGGTTGCTGGGCAACGGTGGCACCGGTGGGGCTGGCGGAGCGGCAGCCGCTGGTGGAGTAGGCGGTGTCGGCGGTGTCGGCGGGGCTACCGGGCTCATCGGCAGCGGGGGAACCGGCGGTTTCGGTGGTGCCCGAGCGGCGGGCACTACCGGCGGGGTCGGTGGTGCCGGCGGGGTTGGCGGCGTGTTCGGCAACGGCGGCTTCGGTGGACACGGTGGTGCCGGTGATCTCACCGGCGGCGGTGGAGCCGGCGGAGTCGGCGGTGCGGCCAGCTGGTTTGGCAGCGGCGGGGTTGGCGGTGCCGGCGGGGAGGGTGCGCCCGGCGGCAACGGCGGTGCCGGCCCGATGTTGATCGGCAACGGCGGTAACGGAGGGCTCGGCGGGGCCGGGGCGGCCGGCGGTAACGGTGGCGCCGGCGGCACCTGGTTCGGCGACGGTGGGCACGGCGGGCAAGGCGGTGCCGCTGTCGCGGGCATCCTGGGCGGCCTGCCCGGACAGGGCGGCAACGGGGGCAACGCCAACTGGTTCGGTTCCGGCGGTAACGGCGGGCAGGGCGGCACCGGCCTGACCGGAGCGAATGGGGTCAACCCACCGCCCAGCGGGACGGCCGGACCCGGTTCCAGCCCCCTACCTGCTTCGCTCACGAATGCCGGCACCATTGGTGCTCACGTCATTTTCAACGGCATGAACGGCGGTCCCGGCGACCCCGGCGGCGCCGGCCAGACCGGCGGCACCGGCGGTACCGGCGGCGCCACATCGGTGACGAACACCAATACCGGCTCGATCACAGGCGTCATCGACATGACCGCCGGCGGCGGCGGTAATGGCGGCACCGCCGGTGCCGGCGGGAACGGTGGCGCGGGTGGGGCCGGTGGGGACGCCACGGTCACGAACAACGGCTCGATCACCGGTGCGGTCAATGCCACCGGCGGGGCCGGGGGCAGTGGCAACACCGGCAGTGCCAGCGGTGGTGACGGTGGTGCCGGCGGGATGGGCGGCCTGGGTCAAACCGCGGGCAATGGTGTCGCACAGGGCGGCGCCGGCGGAAACGGCGGTGCCGCGAGCGTGGCATTGGGCGCAAACGGCGGCAACGGCGGTGCCGGCGGCATGGGCGGCAACGGCGGACATGGCGGGATGTTCATCGGCAACGGCGGTGCCGGAGGCGCCGGAGGGACCGGTGGTACCGGTGGAATCGGCGCAGCCGGCTTTGCCGGCGGTGACGGCGGCGCCGGCGGCCAGGGCCTCAACAACGGCACGGGCACGGCGACCGGCGGCAACGGCGGTCTCGGCGGCGCCGGCGGCGTCGGTGGCACCGGCGGCACGGGTGGCAGCGGAGGCGTCGGCGGCAACGGCGGCGCCGCCGGGTTCATCGGCATCGGCGGCGCCGGCGGCACCGGCGGCGCAGGTGGTTTCGGCGGGATCGGCGGCATCGGCGGTGCCGGTGGCGATGGTGGTTTCGGCGGGGCAGGCACCACCACCAGCACGGCGGCCACATTCGGCGGAACCGGCAACAACGGTGCTCTCGGCGGCAACGGCGGCACCGGGGGCGCGGGAGGGGCCGGCGGATCGAGCGGCGGCAGCGGGGGAGCCGGCGGCGTGATCGGTTGGGCCGGCGCCAACGGTGGTACGGGCGCCGGCGGCACCGGTGGCAACGGCGGTCAGGGCGGCGCCGGCGGTAACGGCGGCAACGGTGGAAATGCGTCGACGGGGGGCACCGTAGGCCAAGGCGGCAATCTGGCGCTGGGCGGGCAAGGCGGCACCGGTGGCGCTGCCGGTGGTCCGGGCGGCAACTCCGGGTTCACCGGCAACTTGGGTGTGCCCGGCAGCAACGGCTTGCCCGGGACGATTGTGTGA
- a CDS encoding 3-phenylpropionate/cinnamic acid dioxygenase subunit beta — protein MRNSLPFNDIRHLQAHRFLVDEAYLLDAQRYEEWLDIMTDDIRYVMPVRVTTARGAGFDTSPGMAHFDEDKYSLTQRVARFATEHAWTEDPPSRLRHFITNVRTFAGADSEHVIVESAELLFRSRGDVNESALLSCGRKDVLRWCGDPENTWKLARRTIIADESVLRMQNLAVFL, from the coding sequence ATGAGAAACTCCCTGCCGTTCAACGATATTCGCCATCTCCAGGCACACCGGTTCCTGGTGGACGAGGCCTATCTGCTGGACGCCCAGCGGTATGAGGAATGGCTGGACATCATGACCGACGACATTCGCTACGTCATGCCGGTGCGTGTCACGACCGCCCGTGGCGCCGGGTTCGACACGTCACCGGGGATGGCTCATTTCGACGAGGACAAGTACTCGCTCACCCAACGGGTGGCGCGTTTTGCCACCGAGCACGCCTGGACCGAGGATCCCCCGTCGCGACTGCGGCATTTCATCACCAACGTGCGCACCTTCGCCGGCGCAGACTCCGAGCATGTGATCGTCGAATCGGCCGAGTTGCTATTCCGCAGTCGCGGCGACGTCAACGAAAGCGCGTTGTTGTCCTGCGGTCGCAAGGATGTGCTGCGCTGGTGTGGGGATCCGGAAAACACCTGGAAGTTGGCCCGTCGCACCATTATTGCCGACGAGTCGGTGTTACGGATGCAGAATCTGGCGGTGTTCCTGTGA
- the hcaB gene encoding 3-(cis-5,6-dihydroxycyclohexa-1,3-dien-1-yl)propanoate dehydrogenase has translation MTGWLEGKRALVVGAGSGIGRAVVDTFRSEGAKVAVLELDSDKCARLRQELPDVPVVEGDATTRAANERAVTTAVDAFGGLDTLVNCVGVFDFYRGVSDIDADILAAAFDEMFRTNVLSQLQSVKAAVSALQAQTGSSIVLTESTSSFHPGRGGVLYVASKFAVRGLVASLAHELAPGIRVNGVAPGGTLDTDLRGLASLGLDGVRLDSPNRASDLAARVPLNVALTGHDHAWSFVFLASDRSRGITGETIHPDGGFGLRDGHDA, from the coding sequence ATGACGGGCTGGCTTGAGGGCAAGCGCGCGCTCGTGGTGGGCGCCGGCTCGGGAATCGGCCGCGCCGTCGTCGACACGTTTCGTAGTGAAGGCGCGAAAGTCGCCGTGCTGGAACTCGATAGCGATAAGTGCGCGAGGTTGCGTCAGGAACTACCGGACGTGCCGGTGGTCGAGGGTGACGCCACCACCCGGGCGGCGAATGAGCGTGCGGTAACGACGGCCGTGGATGCGTTCGGCGGTCTCGACACTCTGGTCAACTGCGTCGGCGTCTTCGACTTCTACCGCGGTGTCAGCGATATCGACGCGGACATCCTTGCGGCGGCCTTCGACGAGATGTTTCGCACCAATGTGCTGAGCCAGCTGCAGTCGGTGAAGGCCGCGGTGTCGGCGTTGCAGGCCCAAACCGGGTCCTCGATTGTGCTGACCGAGTCTACGTCGTCGTTCCATCCCGGACGTGGCGGCGTGCTGTACGTGGCGTCAAAGTTCGCCGTGCGCGGGCTGGTTGCCTCGCTGGCACACGAATTGGCACCGGGCATTCGGGTCAACGGCGTGGCACCGGGCGGCACGCTGGACACCGACCTGCGCGGTCTTGCCAGCCTGGGCCTGGATGGTGTGCGCCTCGACTCCCCCAACAGGGCAAGCGATTTGGCCGCGCGAGTGCCGCTCAACGTCGCGCTCACCGGTCACGACCATGCGTGGAGTTTCGTGTTCCTGGCTTCCGACCGCTCCCGCGGCATCACCGGTGAAACCATCCACCCCGACGGCGGATTCGGCTTGCGGGATGGCCATGACGCTTGA
- a CDS encoding Rieske 2Fe-2S domain-containing protein — protein MIPAHIYNDNALFDLEKERLFGRAWMFMAHESEIPHEGDYVVRRVLDDSFVIARDSDGAVRAMFNMCLHRGMQLCRAEMGNASNFRCPYHGWTYRNDGRLTGLPFHREAYGGDAGFPKDQTLLSAPNLASYNGLIFVSLDARAEPLEDYLGDFRFYLDYYTKQSAGGLEVRGPQRWRIKANWKIGAENFAGDMYHTPHTHASIVEIGLFREPKAQKRKDGATYWAHRGGGTTYKLPPGSFEERMRYVGYPDDMIDRMKDVWTPRQQRVIGEDGFMFSAATCFPNLSFVHNWPKLPGSDSENEMVLPFISIRQWQPISESETEVCSWFAVDAGAPADFKKRSYQAYLMCFGSTGMFEQDDVENWVSLTTTAGGTMARRLLLNSRMGLLSDDRPVVEALPAEAFHGPGRAQVGYNEYNQRELLKLWGAYLS, from the coding sequence ATGATTCCCGCCCACATCTACAACGACAACGCGCTGTTCGACTTGGAGAAGGAGCGCCTGTTCGGCCGCGCGTGGATGTTCATGGCCCATGAATCGGAGATCCCGCATGAGGGCGACTACGTCGTACGCCGGGTGCTCGATGATTCGTTCGTCATCGCCCGCGACTCCGATGGCGCGGTGCGCGCGATGTTCAATATGTGCCTGCACCGCGGCATGCAGCTGTGCCGCGCGGAGATGGGTAATGCCTCCAATTTCCGCTGCCCCTACCACGGCTGGACATACCGCAACGATGGCCGGCTCACCGGACTGCCGTTCCATCGGGAGGCGTACGGCGGCGACGCGGGGTTTCCGAAGGACCAAACCCTGTTATCCGCACCGAATCTGGCCAGCTACAACGGTTTGATCTTCGTCAGCTTGGACGCGCGCGCCGAACCGCTCGAGGATTACCTCGGCGACTTCCGGTTCTATCTGGACTACTACACCAAGCAGAGCGCCGGTGGGCTGGAGGTGCGCGGTCCGCAGCGCTGGCGGATCAAAGCCAACTGGAAGATCGGTGCCGAGAATTTCGCCGGCGACATGTACCACACGCCACACACTCATGCTTCGATCGTCGAGATCGGGTTGTTCCGCGAGCCGAAAGCTCAAAAACGCAAGGACGGCGCCACCTACTGGGCCCACCGCGGGGGCGGAACCACCTACAAACTTCCACCCGGCAGCTTCGAGGAACGCATGCGCTATGTCGGCTACCCCGACGACATGATCGACCGGATGAAAGACGTCTGGACACCCCGGCAACAGCGGGTCATCGGGGAGGACGGCTTCATGTTCTCGGCCGCCACCTGCTTTCCCAACCTGAGTTTCGTGCACAACTGGCCCAAGCTGCCCGGCAGTGATTCCGAAAATGAAATGGTGCTGCCGTTCATCTCGATCCGGCAGTGGCAGCCGATCAGCGAGAGCGAAACCGAGGTGTGCTCCTGGTTCGCGGTGGACGCGGGCGCACCTGCGGACTTCAAGAAGCGGTCCTACCAGGCGTATCTGATGTGCTTCGGGTCGACCGGCATGTTCGAGCAGGACGACGTGGAGAACTGGGTCTCGCTGACCACCACCGCCGGCGGGACGATGGCACGTCGGCTGCTGCTGAACAGCCGGATGGGCCTGCTGTCCGACGACCGGCCCGTCGTCGAGGCGCTGCCGGCCGAGGCCTTTCACGGACCGGGACGCGCTCAGGTCGGCTACAACGAGTACAACCAGCGCGAGCTGCTCAAGCTCTGGGGCGCGTACCTGTCATGA
- a CDS encoding IclR family transcriptional regulator, translating to MPTKRQRTTGMPAADSLVPQYPIESVDNALKLLLLLGERPEIRLSEATRYLGVASSTAHRLLAMLTYRGFVRQDPVSKAYLPGPALTSVAFSIFSRIDIQGAAMPIMRDLSERLRETIHVGMLDGADVRFVAAVEGPAAVRVASRLGRTLPAHCTSTGKALLAQLPEAELRQLLPNDELKRVTAHSIGSRTELESELSRIRDRGYAVNREESEEGVASVAVPIPTKAPGLRIALNAAAPHHRLDKTQYSSFAAVLAQAAKEIGDQLG from the coding sequence ATGCCGACGAAAAGGCAGCGCACGACGGGCATGCCGGCCGCCGATTCGCTTGTGCCGCAATACCCGATCGAATCTGTCGACAACGCGCTGAAGCTGCTGTTGCTGCTCGGCGAACGCCCCGAGATCCGGCTGAGTGAGGCGACCCGGTATCTGGGTGTGGCGTCATCCACCGCGCACCGGCTGCTGGCGATGCTGACGTATCGGGGCTTCGTGCGCCAAGACCCGGTGTCCAAGGCGTATCTACCCGGTCCGGCGTTGACCAGCGTAGCGTTCTCGATATTCAGCCGCATCGATATCCAGGGAGCCGCCATGCCCATCATGCGCGATCTCAGCGAACGCCTGCGGGAAACGATCCACGTCGGCATGCTGGACGGCGCCGATGTCCGATTCGTCGCGGCCGTCGAGGGCCCGGCCGCCGTCAGGGTGGCGTCCCGGCTGGGCCGCACGCTGCCCGCGCACTGCACCTCGACGGGCAAGGCGCTGCTGGCCCAGCTGCCCGAAGCTGAACTGCGGCAATTACTTCCGAATGACGAACTGAAGCGCGTCACCGCCCATTCGATCGGCAGCCGCACGGAGTTGGAGTCCGAACTTTCCCGCATCCGCGATCGGGGTTATGCCGTCAACCGGGAAGAAAGCGAAGAAGGCGTGGCGTCGGTTGCGGTACCGATTCCCACCAAGGCACCGGGTTTGCGGATTGCGCTCAACGCCGCTGCTCCACACCATCGGCTGGACAAGACCCAGTACTCCTCGTTCGCCGCAGTACTTGCCCAAGCAGCCAAGGAGATTGGCGATCAGCTTGGTTGA
- a CDS encoding HNH endonuclease signature motif containing protein → MFETRGASSADLDQLTPEQLVTAIESAYRQESALTARRLACVAALLRRRSGAERRDPDLAYATIDGAEQTCAEVAAALNVSSAAAAYQVHCAEMLDTRLRRIGALLADGRIDWRTAQLTISRTDLVNDDKLIARLDESLAARISKWQGWSRQRIVNAIDRQVLAIDPDAARERRRRADDEREIGITPHPDGMAELWGIVTGADATAFDRRLSQLATAVCRNDPRTLAQRRADALGALAAGGPLACRCGSSNCPARPGGAVAPTGAQVLVNVVATADTLSGKSQQPGYVEGYGVIDADLVRELTASATRHLIVDLPSEAGALTYHPSAALDRAVRCRDLTCRFPGCSRPARVCDIDHTIPFNHTDPGAGGRTVLANLKCLCRKHHRLKTFHGGITGWRDEQLPDGVVIWTSPTGKTYRTVPAGAELFSNPAPRRSRTRADERAARIARARNRNHVQRRANTAEQELRQARKAEIEARKFRNHMRDMLFLFKGDRSTSPFCTWVNDPRESEELPPDWRPPPAPPVPDDPPF, encoded by the coding sequence ATGTTCGAGACCCGCGGTGCATCGTCTGCGGATTTGGACCAGCTCACGCCGGAGCAATTGGTCACCGCAATCGAGAGCGCCTACCGGCAGGAGTCGGCCCTGACCGCGCGACGCCTCGCCTGCGTGGCGGCGCTGCTGCGCCGCCGAAGCGGCGCCGAACGCCGCGACCCGGATTTGGCCTACGCGACCATCGACGGGGCCGAGCAGACCTGCGCCGAGGTAGCGGCGGCGTTGAATGTTTCTTCGGCGGCTGCCGCATACCAGGTGCACTGCGCGGAGATGCTCGATACCCGGCTACGTCGGATCGGAGCGCTGTTGGCCGACGGCAGAATCGATTGGCGCACAGCGCAATTGACCATCAGCCGCACTGATCTGGTCAATGACGACAAGCTGATCGCCAGGCTCGACGAGTCGCTTGCGGCACGAATCAGCAAGTGGCAAGGGTGGTCGCGCCAGCGCATCGTCAACGCCATCGACCGGCAGGTGCTGGCGATCGATCCCGACGCCGCCCGGGAGCGCCGACGCCGTGCCGACGACGAACGCGAGATCGGTATCACGCCTCATCCCGACGGCATGGCCGAGCTGTGGGGCATCGTGACCGGCGCAGACGCCACCGCCTTCGACCGCAGATTGTCGCAGTTGGCAACGGCCGTGTGCCGCAACGACCCCCGTACCCTTGCGCAGCGTCGCGCCGACGCGCTCGGAGCGCTGGCCGCCGGTGGACCCCTGGCCTGTCGATGCGGATCGAGCAACTGCCCGGCCCGGCCCGGTGGCGCAGTCGCACCAACCGGCGCGCAGGTGCTCGTCAACGTCGTGGCCACTGCCGACACGCTTTCGGGCAAGAGCCAACAACCCGGATACGTCGAGGGCTACGGCGTCATCGACGCCGACCTGGTCCGCGAACTTACGGCCTCGGCGACCCGTCACCTCATCGTGGACCTACCCTCCGAAGCCGGCGCTTTGACGTATCACCCATCGGCCGCGCTTGACCGCGCGGTCCGCTGCCGAGATCTGACCTGCCGATTTCCCGGATGCAGCCGACCGGCGCGGGTCTGCGATATCGATCACACCATCCCCTTCAACCACACCGACCCAGGCGCCGGTGGCCGGACGGTACTTGCCAATCTCAAGTGTTTGTGCCGAAAACACCACCGGCTGAAGACATTTCACGGCGGCATCACCGGATGGCGGGACGAGCAACTGCCCGACGGTGTCGTGATCTGGACATCGCCGACCGGCAAGACATATCGAACGGTACCCGCGGGTGCCGAGTTGTTCTCGAATCCCGCGCCACGCCGATCTCGGACCCGGGCCGACGAACGCGCCGCGCGGATCGCTCGAGCACGAAACCGCAATCACGTTCAACGCCGCGCCAACACCGCCGAACAAGAGTTGCGGCAGGCACGGAAAGCAGAGATCGAAGCACGCAAGTTTCGAAACCACATGCGCGACATGCTGTTTCTGTTCAAGGGCGACCGGAGCACCAGTCCGTTTTGCACCTGGGTGAATGATCCCCGCGAATCCGAGGAACTCCCACCGGACTGGCGACCACCGCCGGCACCCCCCGTGCCTGACGATCCACCATTTTGA